Proteins from one Ursus arctos isolate Adak ecotype North America unplaced genomic scaffold, UrsArc2.0 scaffold_96, whole genome shotgun sequence genomic window:
- the LOC125281518 gene encoding olfactory receptor 5K1-like: MTEGNYSLTTEFILIGFTDHPELKSLLFAVFLTIYVTTMVGNLGLVALIFMERRLHTPMYIFLGNLALMDSCCSCAITPKMLGNFFSKDRRISLYECMAQFYFLCLAETADCFLLAAMAYDRYVAICSPLQYHTMMSKKLCIQMTTGAYIAGNLHSMIHIGFLFRLTFCGSNQINHFFCDVLPLYRLSCVDPYINELMIFIFSGSVQVFSIIIVLISYLCILFMIFEMKSKEGRGKALSTCASHFLSVSIFYGSLLFVYVRPHSGKEDGKDLPVAVFYTLVIPLLNPLIYSLRNKEVINAMKKNIKKIL, from the coding sequence ATGACTGAGGGTAACTACTCCTTGACAACTGAATTTATCCTCATAGGATTTACAGATCACCCAGAGTTGAAGAGCCTTCTGTTTGCGGTGTTTCTTACTATCTATGTGACCACCATGGTGGGGAATCTTGGCCTGGTGGCACTGATTTTTATGGAGCGTCGTCTTCACACACCAATGTACATCTTTCTGGGCAACCTGGCTTTGATGGATTCTTGTTGTTCCTGTGCCATTACACCAAAGATGTTAGGGAACTTCTTTTCTAAGGACAGAAGGATTTCCCTTTATGAATGTATGgcacagttttattttctctgccttgCTGAAACTGCAGACTGCTTTCTTTTGGCAGCAATGGCCtatgatcgctatgtggccataTGCAGCCCACTGCAGTACCACACCATGATGTCAAAGAAACTCTGCATTCAGATGACCACAGGGGCCTACATAGCTGGAAACCTGCATTCCATGATTCATATAGGGTTTCTCTTTAGGTTAACTTTCTGTGGGTCAAATCAAATTAATCACTTCTTTTGTGATGTTCTTCCATTATACAGACTCTCCTGTGTTGACCCTTATATCAATGAATTGATGATATTTATCTTCTCAGGTTCAGTTCAAGTCTTCTCTATTATCATAGTCCTAATCTCTTATCTCTGCATCCTTTTCATGATTTTCGAAATGAAATCCAAAGAGGGAAGAGGCAAAGCCTTATCTACTTGTGcatctcactttctctctgtctcaatatTCTATGGTTCTCTTCTCTTTGTGTACGTTCGACCACATTCAGGTAAAGAAGACGGTAAAGATTTACCTGTTGCTGTTTTTTATACTCTAGTAATCCCTTTATTAAACCCTTTAATTTATAGTCTAAGAAATAAGGAAgtaataaatgctatgaaaaaaaatataaagaaaattttataa
- the LOC125281517 gene encoding olfactory receptor 5K1-like yields MTEGNYSLTTEFILMGFTDHPELKSLLFVVFLTIYVITMVGNLGLVALIFMERRLHTPMYIFLGNLALMDSCCSCAITPKTLENFFSKDRRISLYECMAQFYFLCLAETTDCFLLAAMAYDRYVAICSPLQYHTMMSKKLCIQMTTGAYIAGNLHSMIHIGFLFRLTFCGSNQINHFFCDVLPLYRLSCVDPYINELLIFIFSGSIQVFTIGSVIISYFYILLTIFKMKSKEGRGKALSTCASHFLSVSIFYGSLLFVYIRPHSGKEEDKDIAVAVFYTLVIPLLNPFIYTLRNKEVISAIKKIIKKIL; encoded by the coding sequence ATGACTGAGGGTAACTACTCCTTGACAACTGAATTTATCCTCATGGGATTTACAGATCACCCAGAGTTGAAGAGCCTTCTGTTTGTGGTGTTTCTTACTATCTATGTGATCACCATGGTGGGGAATCTTGGCCTGGTGGCACTGATTTTTATGGAGCGTCGTCTTCACACACCAATGTACATCTTTCTGGGCAACCTGGCTCTAATGGATTCCTGTTGTTCCTGTGCCATTACTCCCAAGACATTAGAGAACTTCTTTTCTAAGGACAGAAGGATTTCCCTTTATGAATGTATGgcacagttttattttctctgccttgCTGAAACTACAGACTGCTTTCTTTTGGCAGCAATGGCCtatgatcgctatgtggccataTGCAGCCCACTGCAGTACCACACCATGATGTCAAAGAAACTCTGCATTCAGATGACCACAGGGGCCTACATAGCAGGAAACCTGCATTCCATGATTCATATAGGGTTTCTCTTTAGGTTAACTTTCTGTGGGTCAAATCAAATTAATCACTTCTTTTGTGATGTTCTTCCATTATACAGACTCTCCTGTGTTGACCCTTATATCAATGAACtgttaatatttatcttttcaggCTCAATTCAAGTCTTTACCATAGGAAGTGTCATAATATCTTACTTCTACATTCTCTTgactattttcaaaatgaaatccaaagaGGGAAGAGGCAAAGCCTTATCTACTTGTGCatcccactttctctctgtctcaatatTCTATGGTTCTCTTCTCTTTGTGTACATTCGACCACATTCAGGTAAAGAAGAGGATAAAGATATAGCTGTTGCTGTTTTTTATACTCTAGTAATCCCTTTATTAAACCCTTTTATTTATACTCTAAGAAATAAGGAAGTAATAAgtgctattaaaaaaattataaagaaaattttataa